The following proteins come from a genomic window of Synechococcus sp. NB0720_010:
- the accC gene encoding acetyl-CoA carboxylase biotin carboxylase subunit produces MPIGKLLIANRGEIALRILRSCRELGIPTVAVYSTVDRNALHVQLADEAVCIGDAPSSKSYLNIPNILAAATSRGADAIHPGYGFLAENDKFAEICADHGLTFVGPSPDSIRSMGDKSTAKATMQKVGVPTIPGSEGLLENVDEARTLAESMGYPVMIKATAGGGGRGMRLVPSADQLDNLFKAAQGEAEAAFGNPGLYMEKFIDRPRHVEVQVLADRHGNVVHVGERDCSIQRRHQKLLEEAPSVAINAELRRRMGDAAVAAARTIGYEGAGTVEFLVDRTGNFYFMEMNTRIQVEHPVTEMVSGVDLIAEQLRIAGGEPISFSQEEIKLTGHAIEVRINAEDPRQNFRPAPGKITGWLPPGGPGVRFDSHVYTGYEIPPFYDSLIGKLIVWGKDRDHALKRLKRALAECAVTGIPTTIEFHLQLLERPEFISGDVHTKFVEQEMLPNG; encoded by the coding sequence ATGCCCATCGGCAAACTGCTGATCGCCAACCGCGGCGAAATTGCTCTTCGGATCCTGCGCAGCTGCCGGGAATTAGGAATCCCCACCGTCGCCGTCTACAGCACGGTCGACCGCAACGCCCTGCACGTCCAGCTCGCTGATGAAGCGGTCTGCATCGGCGATGCACCCAGCAGCAAGAGCTACCTCAATATCCCCAACATCCTGGCGGCCGCCACCTCCCGGGGTGCCGATGCGATCCACCCCGGATACGGCTTCCTGGCGGAAAATGACAAGTTCGCCGAGATCTGCGCTGACCACGGCCTGACCTTTGTCGGACCCTCGCCGGACTCCATCCGCTCGATGGGCGACAAGTCCACGGCCAAGGCCACCATGCAGAAGGTGGGCGTTCCCACCATCCCCGGCAGTGAAGGGCTGCTGGAGAACGTGGATGAAGCCAGGACCCTGGCGGAATCCATGGGCTATCCCGTGATGATCAAAGCCACCGCAGGTGGCGGTGGCCGCGGGATGCGCCTGGTCCCCTCAGCGGACCAACTCGACAACCTCTTCAAGGCCGCCCAGGGCGAAGCGGAAGCCGCCTTTGGCAACCCCGGCCTCTACATGGAGAAATTCATCGACCGGCCCCGGCACGTCGAAGTGCAGGTGCTGGCCGACCGCCACGGCAATGTCGTCCACGTCGGGGAGCGGGACTGCTCAATTCAGCGGCGCCACCAAAAACTGCTGGAAGAGGCCCCCAGCGTCGCCATCAATGCTGAGCTGCGTCGCCGCATGGGAGACGCCGCGGTCGCGGCAGCCCGCACCATCGGTTACGAGGGCGCCGGCACCGTGGAGTTCCTGGTGGATCGCACCGGCAACTTCTATTTCATGGAGATGAATACCCGGATCCAGGTGGAGCATCCCGTCACCGAGATGGTGAGCGGGGTCGACCTGATTGCCGAGCAGCTGCGGATCGCCGGCGGCGAGCCCATCTCCTTTAGCCAAGAGGAGATCAAACTCACGGGCCATGCGATCGAGGTCCGCATCAACGCCGAGGACCCGCGCCAGAACTTCCGGCCCGCCCCCGGCAAGATCACCGGCTGGCTTCCCCCCGGCGGCCCAGGCGTCCGTTTCGATAGCCACGTCTACACGGGCTATGAGATCCCACCCTTCTATGACTCCCTGATCGGCAAGCTGATCGTCTGGGGTAAGGATCGCGACCACGCCCTCAAGCGGCTCAAGCGCGCCCTGGCGGAATGCGCCGTCACCGGCATTCCCACCACGATCGAATTCCACCTGCAATTGCTGGAGCGCCCGGAATTCATCTCCGGCGACGTCCACACCAAGTTCGTGGAGCAGGAGATGCTGCCGAACGGCTAG
- a CDS encoding Ycf66 family protein yields the protein MVNASLNWASIVGIVLAVGGALLYFMRSFKPALARDYDVFFAAVGLLCGGILFFQGWRLDPILQFGQFLLAATTVFFGYESVRLRGVTTEQARRSSYFDDDEEPAPRPRMGGGRDFRDDADRFDDPQPLRRRIRSRDDSYGEREEDDFYRPRRPARAAIPERAASRDDWQGQDRSARPAREPEQSSRFRAGGAQAGSAEFGSRRQGREEMRRGSRPNSRPEEMPRSSRRGSPMGSPAPEGSRSPSNPGVPQGAPYQATTAKPDADAGVSDAEFRPVRPAAGGAPRDNSSRFDD from the coding sequence GTGGTTAACGCCAGCCTGAATTGGGCCAGCATTGTCGGGATCGTGCTGGCCGTCGGCGGGGCTCTCCTCTACTTCATGAGGAGCTTCAAGCCGGCTCTGGCCCGCGACTATGACGTGTTTTTTGCCGCCGTTGGGCTTCTCTGCGGCGGCATTCTCTTTTTTCAAGGCTGGCGCCTTGATCCGATCCTCCAGTTCGGTCAGTTCCTGCTGGCCGCTACCACCGTCTTCTTCGGCTACGAGAGCGTGCGGCTGCGTGGCGTGACGACGGAGCAGGCCCGCCGCTCGTCCTACTTCGACGACGACGAGGAACCCGCGCCCCGGCCCCGCATGGGTGGTGGTCGCGATTTCCGTGATGACGCCGATCGTTTCGACGATCCTCAGCCGCTTCGGCGTCGGATTCGCTCCCGCGACGACAGCTACGGCGAGCGTGAAGAAGACGACTTCTACCGCCCCCGTCGTCCAGCCCGAGCAGCCATCCCCGAGCGGGCCGCCTCCCGCGATGACTGGCAGGGTCAGGACCGATCGGCACGCCCAGCGCGCGAACCCGAACAGTCCAGCCGCTTCCGCGCCGGTGGAGCCCAAGCTGGCTCAGCAGAATTCGGCAGCCGCCGCCAAGGCCGCGAGGAGATGCGCCGCGGCAGCCGCCCCAACAGCCGGCCCGAGGAGATGCCCCGCTCCAGCCGGCGCGGCAGCCCCATGGGCTCCCCAGCTCCTGAAGGCAGCCGCAGCCCCAGCAATCCCGGCGTTCCCCAGGGCGCTCCCTATCAGGCCACCACAGCAAAACCTGACGCGGACGCCGGTGTGAGTGACGCTGAGTTCCGTCCCGTTCGCCCCGCCGCTGGCGGTGCCCCTCGCGACAACAGCTCCCGTTTCGACGACTGA
- a CDS encoding histidine triad nucleotide-binding protein: MADAADLASNDTIFGRILRGEIPCDQVYADEQCLAFRDVAPQAPVHVLVIPREHIVNLAEAEASQEQLLGHLLLVAAKVAKQEGLSCFRTVINSGEEAGQTVFHLHVHLIGGRPLAWPPG; the protein is encoded by the coding sequence ATGGCCGACGCCGCTGACCTCGCCAGCAACGACACGATTTTTGGCCGCATCCTGCGGGGGGAGATCCCTTGTGATCAGGTCTATGCCGATGAGCAGTGCCTGGCCTTCCGCGATGTGGCTCCGCAGGCACCGGTGCACGTCCTGGTGATCCCCCGCGAGCACATCGTCAACCTGGCGGAGGCCGAGGCCAGCCAGGAGCAGTTGCTGGGCCATCTGCTGCTGGTGGCCGCCAAGGTGGCGAAGCAGGAGGGATTGAGCTGTTTTCGAACGGTGATCAATAGCGGTGAGGAGGCCGGCCAGACCGTCTTTCACCTGCATGTGCACCTGATTGGTGGCCGTCCCTTGGCTTGGCCTCCAGGCTGA
- a CDS encoding Tol biopolymer transporter periplasmic protein: MPAKALVLAGLLLLAIGGCGLRRQSASPLGLNGAENREQPALSGDGRLLASLVERGGRTTVLLQERRSGKVLPLRHLKRHQPHSSPSLSWNGRYLALLIQRGARREAVIEDRASGALQPLFLPGNAEPRRLSLAPDARQLAVELTSQGSTRLQIYDLSGLLEPDLAPGQRESGGGPGVEP, from the coding sequence TTGCCCGCCAAAGCGTTGGTGCTGGCTGGCTTGCTGCTGCTGGCCATCGGCGGCTGCGGCCTGCGCCGCCAGAGCGCTAGCCCCCTGGGGCTCAACGGCGCTGAGAACCGCGAACAACCAGCGCTGAGCGGCGATGGTCGCCTTCTGGCCTCCCTGGTGGAGCGCGGCGGGCGCACCACCGTCCTGCTGCAGGAACGGCGGAGCGGCAAAGTTCTGCCCCTGCGCCACCTAAAGCGGCATCAACCCCACAGCTCCCCCTCCCTGAGTTGGAACGGCCGTTACCTCGCCCTGCTGATCCAGCGGGGGGCGCGCCGGGAGGCGGTGATTGAAGATCGGGCCAGCGGAGCACTGCAGCCCCTCTTCCTGCCGGGCAACGCCGAACCCAGGCGGCTCAGCCTGGCCCCCGATGCCCGCCAACTGGCGGTGGAGCTCACCTCCCAGGGCAGCACCCGACTGCAGATCTACGACCTCAGCGGACTGCTGGAGCCGGACCTCGCCCCAGGGCAGCGCGAGAGCGGCGGCGGGCCAGGAGTCGAGCCTTGA
- the psbX gene encoding photosystem II reaction center X protein — protein sequence MTPSLANFLSSLVWGAVIVVIPVAAAVILISQNDRVDRKL from the coding sequence ATGACCCCTTCCCTCGCCAATTTTCTGAGCAGCCTTGTCTGGGGCGCCGTGATCGTGGTCATCCCTGTGGCAGCCGCCGTGATCCTGATCAGCCAGAACGACCGCGTTGATCGCAAGCTCTGA
- the def gene encoding peptide deformylase — translation MANSFAKLARSAELSGRLQVSKEPIENPPYDIHKLGDEVLREPARRIGKVDDAVRKLATDMLVSMYAAKGIGLAAPQIGVNQQLLVIDLELEDPSSPPLVLINPEITSVGGGLCTYEEGCLSIPGVYLDVVRPSVVDVSYRDAFGRPKRMKADGLMARCIQHEMDHLNGVLFVDRVTDEEKLVEGLNEKGFNRSDVHTIA, via the coding sequence TTGGCCAATAGCTTCGCCAAGTTGGCGCGCTCGGCTGAGCTCTCGGGACGCCTGCAGGTGTCTAAGGAGCCCATCGAGAACCCTCCCTACGACATCCACAAACTGGGTGATGAGGTCCTGCGCGAGCCGGCGCGACGCATCGGCAAGGTGGATGACGCGGTGCGCAAGCTGGCGACCGACATGCTCGTCAGCATGTACGCCGCCAAAGGCATCGGTCTGGCCGCTCCCCAGATCGGCGTGAATCAGCAGTTGTTGGTGATTGACCTGGAGTTGGAGGATCCCAGCAGCCCTCCTTTGGTCTTGATCAACCCGGAGATCACCTCCGTCGGCGGCGGGCTCTGCACCTATGAGGAGGGTTGCTTGAGCATCCCCGGGGTCTATCTGGATGTGGTGCGCCCCAGCGTGGTGGACGTCAGCTACCGCGATGCCTTTGGCCGTCCCAAGCGGATGAAGGCCGATGGCCTGATGGCCCGCTGCATCCAGCACGAGATGGATCACCTCAACGGGGTGCTCTTCGTCGATCGGGTCACCGACGAGGAGAAGCTCGTCGAGGGCCTTAATGAAAAGGGCTTTAATCGCTCCGACGTTCACACCATCGCCTGA
- a CDS encoding DUF3747 domain-containing protein, giving the protein MAGGVQAKALFDAVEVDQTKFVIVAAPIGTGERAQLNIYEQRKDTRPCFALAEEGPVKVDPLLSSFDFTGICSRYIDGNGYSLRVGEEDLASTYRISVVREKGDNVLMAFPSKPSAGPEMVIARSGGHSQNTDYLLLQPEPGWKLMRRQFGGRNLGHVYIYRDSWPVAEQPATTGDQPAPEAPVPGLW; this is encoded by the coding sequence ATGGCTGGCGGCGTGCAGGCCAAAGCGTTGTTTGACGCTGTGGAGGTGGACCAGACCAAGTTCGTCATCGTCGCGGCTCCGATCGGCACCGGCGAGCGGGCTCAGCTGAACATCTACGAACAGCGCAAGGACACCCGGCCCTGCTTTGCCCTGGCCGAGGAAGGGCCGGTCAAGGTCGATCCCCTGCTCTCCAGTTTTGACTTTACGGGGATCTGCAGCCGTTACATCGACGGCAATGGCTATTCCCTGCGGGTTGGGGAGGAGGACCTCGCCAGCACCTACCGCATCAGTGTTGTGCGCGAGAAGGGGGACAACGTGCTGATGGCGTTCCCCTCCAAGCCGAGTGCAGGGCCGGAGATGGTGATTGCCCGCAGCGGCGGCCACAGCCAAAACACCGACTACCTGCTGCTCCAGCCCGAGCCGGGCTGGAAGTTGATGCGGCGCCAGTTCGGTGGACGCAACCTGGGGCACGTGTACATCTACCGGGACAGCTGGCCGGTGGCGGAGCAGCCCGCGACCACCGGTGATCAACCAGCGCCTGAGGCTCCTGTTCCAGGGCTCTGGTGA
- a CDS encoding prolyl oligopeptidase family serine peptidase → MSLSPPATLTPLSAEVVLGKTPSLKEPVLLDGALYWLEQRPHEQGRTTLMGRAAQGQEPRECTPGDWNLRCRVHEYGGGPCAIGRRANGEAVAVFVHDADRCLWRLDLDQPGAEPQRLLTPQGKRFEGALGGGLIDRQRDRWIGVLERDGQDHLVALPLAGGELVELHQAADFCGYPALSPNGARLVWVEWQQPAMPWDCSSLWLADVEASGQLGPGRRVAGSAPEDPRAISVFQPIWAGRDLVVANDRSGFWNLERWSAAEQDALETPRWQPLQNEQAEFAMPQWVFGMSTHAWDGERLLALACRQGRWELGELKDQSWRPLEQPCSDLAGLCAQAGQLACIASSPTLPSGLLEFDLKTGSWRHQPAAPCPIAQEAISQPQELWFDGHGGQATQAWYYPPTGGGHSEAPLLVKSHSGPTAMARTGLNLAIQFWTSRGWGVVDVNYGGSTGFGRAYRERLNGQWGVVDVADCAAAAQALIEQGQAHPKRVAIEGGSAGGFTTLAALCFSDCFSAGASRYGVADLSALAEDTHRFEARYLDGLVGPWPEQRALYAARSPLNHAERMSCPVIFFQGLEDVVVPPEQTERMAEALRNKGIPVEVRLFPEEGHGFRKGSTQIEVLEATEAFFRAHFAL, encoded by the coding sequence TTGAGCCTGTCCCCACCAGCCACGCTCACTCCCCTCTCCGCCGAGGTGGTGCTGGGGAAAACCCCAAGCCTGAAAGAGCCCGTGCTGCTGGATGGGGCGCTCTATTGGCTCGAGCAGCGTCCCCACGAACAGGGGCGCACCACCTTGATGGGGCGCGCAGCCCAGGGGCAGGAGCCCCGCGAATGCACCCCGGGGGATTGGAACCTGCGCTGCCGCGTCCATGAGTACGGCGGCGGCCCCTGCGCCATCGGCCGGCGCGCCAATGGAGAGGCCGTGGCCGTGTTCGTCCATGACGCCGACCGCTGCCTCTGGCGCCTCGATCTCGATCAACCGGGGGCCGAACCGCAGCGACTGCTCACGCCCCAGGGCAAGCGTTTTGAGGGGGCCCTCGGTGGCGGCCTGATCGACCGGCAGCGGGACCGCTGGATTGGCGTTCTGGAGCGCGACGGCCAAGACCACCTGGTGGCCCTGCCCCTGGCCGGCGGGGAGCTGGTCGAGCTCCATCAGGCCGCGGACTTCTGCGGTTATCCCGCCCTGAGCCCCAACGGAGCGCGGCTGGTCTGGGTGGAGTGGCAGCAGCCGGCCATGCCCTGGGACTGCAGCAGCCTCTGGCTGGCGGATGTCGAGGCCTCCGGCCAGCTGGGCCCCGGCCGGCGCGTTGCAGGCAGCGCTCCCGAGGATCCCAGGGCCATCTCGGTCTTTCAGCCGATCTGGGCCGGACGCGACCTGGTGGTGGCTAATGACCGCAGCGGCTTCTGGAACCTCGAGCGCTGGTCAGCAGCCGAGCAGGACGCGCTGGAGACGCCCCGTTGGCAGCCCCTGCAGAACGAGCAGGCCGAATTCGCCATGCCCCAGTGGGTCTTTGGCATGAGCACCCATGCCTGGGATGGTGAGCGCCTGCTGGCCCTCGCCTGCCGGCAGGGCCGCTGGGAGCTCGGAGAGCTCAAGGACCAAAGCTGGCGGCCGCTCGAGCAACCCTGCAGCGATCTGGCCGGGCTCTGCGCCCAGGCGGGCCAACTGGCCTGCATCGCCAGCAGCCCCACCCTGCCCTCGGGCTTGCTGGAGTTCGACCTGAAGACCGGGAGCTGGCGGCATCAACCAGCGGCCCCCTGCCCGATTGCACAGGAGGCCATCAGCCAGCCCCAAGAGCTGTGGTTTGACGGCCACGGCGGCCAGGCCACCCAGGCCTGGTACTACCCGCCAACCGGCGGTGGCCACAGCGAAGCGCCCCTGCTGGTGAAGAGCCACAGCGGCCCGACCGCCATGGCCCGCACGGGCCTGAACCTGGCCATTCAGTTCTGGACCAGCCGCGGTTGGGGCGTGGTGGATGTGAACTACGGCGGTTCCACCGGCTTTGGCCGGGCCTACCGCGAACGACTCAACGGCCAGTGGGGCGTCGTGGATGTGGCGGACTGCGCCGCTGCGGCCCAGGCCCTGATCGAGCAGGGGCAGGCCCACCCCAAACGGGTGGCGATCGAAGGGGGCAGCGCCGGGGGGTTCACCACCCTGGCGGCCCTCTGTTTCAGCGACTGCTTCTCTGCCGGTGCCAGCCGCTACGGCGTGGCCGACCTGAGTGCCCTGGCGGAGGACACCCACCGCTTTGAGGCCCGCTACCTCGATGGCCTGGTGGGCCCGTGGCCCGAGCAACGCGCGCTCTACGCCGCCCGCTCACCGTTGAACCATGCCGAACGCATGAGCTGCCCGGTGATCTTCTTCCAGGGCCTCGAGGACGTGGTGGTCCCCCCGGAGCAAACCGAGCGGATGGCCGAGGCCCTGCGCAACAAGGGCATCCCGGTGGAGGTGCGCCTGTTCCCAGAAGAGGGCCACGGCTTCCGCAAGGGCAGCACCCAAATTGAGGTCCTGGAGGCGACGGAGGCCTTCTTCCGCGCGCACTTCGCCCTGTAA
- the rpsU gene encoding 30S ribosomal protein S21: protein MTQVTVGENEGIESALRRFKRQVSKAGIFADLKRLRHHETPVEKYKRKAQQRRRRR from the coding sequence ATGACCCAGGTCACCGTCGGCGAGAACGAGGGCATTGAGTCGGCGCTGCGCCGCTTCAAGCGCCAGGTCTCCAAGGCCGGGATCTTCGCCGATCTCAAGCGCCTGCGTCACCACGAGACCCCCGTCGAGAAGTACAAGCGCAAAGCCCAACAGCGCCGCCGCCGCCGCTGA
- a CDS encoding YifB family Mg chelatase-like AAA ATPase: protein MLARSSTAALAGIEAYPVQVEVDLAPGLPALVIVGLADAAVQESRERVRSALRNSGLRLPLSRVIVSLAPADRRKQGPSFDLPIALALACASGQLEPARLEGIWCCGELGLDGQLRPIRGALSIALAAQRAGARALLVPQANGPEARLISGLEVRPVSSLCEALEALQPDYTPSPLQPSSDTPQPTPIPVDLQEIQGQAHGRRALEIAAAGGHHLLLVGPPGCGKTLLAQSLAGLLPPLSPPEQLEITQLYSVAGELEQLGGLIRTRPFRSPHHSCSSAALLGGGSCPRPGELALAHRGVLFLDELGEFRRDVLNQLRQPLEQGTLRLSRAKQQLHYPCCISLVAATNPCPCGWYGDPEHDCSCTTSERQRYWGRLSGPLLDRIDLQVVMQRVPAQVLRQGYSASSARRPPESTACASQRIQQARLRMKQRNPGAGSNHRLSARDLRDTGAFSQDTLALWEQVMAARALSARSGQRLLSVARTIADLNGDDQVGPQAVAEALTYRSFTA, encoded by the coding sequence ATGCTGGCACGATCAAGCACCGCCGCGTTAGCGGGAATCGAGGCCTATCCCGTCCAGGTCGAGGTGGATCTCGCCCCGGGACTCCCGGCCCTGGTGATCGTCGGTCTGGCCGATGCAGCCGTTCAGGAATCCAGGGAGCGGGTGCGCTCGGCCCTGCGCAACAGCGGCCTACGGCTGCCCCTCTCGCGGGTCATCGTCAGCCTGGCGCCGGCCGACCGGCGCAAACAGGGCCCCAGCTTTGATCTCCCCATCGCCCTCGCCCTGGCCTGTGCCAGCGGGCAGCTCGAGCCCGCTCGACTGGAGGGGATCTGGTGTTGCGGGGAGCTGGGTCTCGATGGCCAGTTACGACCGATCCGCGGCGCCCTCTCCATCGCCCTGGCCGCCCAGCGGGCGGGGGCCCGGGCCCTGCTGGTCCCCCAGGCCAACGGCCCTGAGGCTCGCTTGATCAGCGGCCTGGAGGTGCGCCCAGTCAGCAGCCTGTGCGAAGCGCTCGAGGCACTGCAGCCGGACTACACCCCCAGCCCGCTGCAGCCCTCAAGCGACACACCACAGCCCACGCCGATTCCCGTGGACCTGCAGGAGATCCAAGGCCAGGCCCACGGCCGGCGGGCCCTGGAGATCGCCGCGGCCGGGGGCCATCACCTCCTGCTGGTCGGCCCGCCCGGTTGCGGCAAAACCCTGCTGGCCCAGAGCCTGGCCGGACTGCTGCCGCCCCTCAGCCCACCGGAGCAGCTGGAGATCACCCAGCTCTATTCGGTTGCAGGTGAACTGGAGCAGCTGGGCGGATTGATCCGCACACGGCCCTTCCGCAGCCCGCACCACAGCTGCTCCAGCGCGGCACTCCTGGGCGGCGGCAGTTGCCCAAGGCCGGGGGAATTGGCCCTGGCCCACCGGGGCGTGCTCTTTCTCGATGAGCTGGGGGAGTTCCGCCGCGATGTGCTCAATCAACTGCGGCAACCGCTCGAGCAGGGAACCCTCCGGCTCAGCCGGGCCAAGCAGCAGCTCCACTACCCCTGCTGCATCAGCCTGGTGGCCGCCACCAACCCCTGTCCCTGCGGCTGGTACGGCGACCCGGAGCACGACTGCAGCTGCACCACATCCGAGCGCCAGCGCTACTGGGGCCGCCTCTCGGGCCCGTTACTCGATCGCATCGACCTCCAGGTCGTGATGCAACGGGTGCCCGCGCAGGTCCTGCGGCAGGGCTACAGCGCCTCAAGCGCGCGGAGGCCGCCGGAATCGACAGCCTGCGCCTCCCAGCGCATCCAGCAGGCGCGCCTGCGCATGAAGCAGCGCAATCCAGGTGCAGGGAGCAACCACAGGCTCAGCGCCCGCGACCTGCGCGATACGGGCGCGTTCAGCCAGGACACGCTGGCCCTTTGGGAGCAGGTCATGGCCGCTCGGGCGCTCTCAGCCCGCAGCGGTCAGCGGCTACTGAGCGTGGCCCGAACGATCGCAGATCTCAACGGCGACGATCAGGTCGGGCCCCAAGCCGTGGCCGAGGCCCTGACCTACCGCAGCTTTACGGCCTAG
- a CDS encoding chlorophyll a/b-binding protein: MSETPEVPATSATTNDAPAFGWSGYAERVNGRFAMVGFVAILVVEALSGETFLRWAGFVG; encoded by the coding sequence ATGTCCGAGACGCCCGAGGTCCCTGCGACCAGCGCCACCACCAACGACGCTCCTGCCTTTGGTTGGAGTGGCTACGCCGAGCGGGTGAACGGTCGCTTCGCGATGGTTGGTTTCGTGGCGATCCTCGTGGTCGAGGCGCTCAGTGGGGAGACCTTCCTGCGCTGGGCTGGTTTTGTGGGCTGA
- a CDS encoding ABC transporter ATP-binding protein/permease, whose product MNPLQAFRRQLIKLQRLAQPYFLPVEETSGWQFLLLIVALLAVVAGSTLLLLSGVLALSGALIPEFQARFLPGVPQQIAALWASPAGPILMVLFAAGIGSFVSLRSKLRQGRWLPWVLLGVITLLILVINGINVGISYVARNVENALVTYKVEEFWQIVAIYAFCLVLALPIRALQSYLIPRLGLLWREWLSGRLLRRYLTNRAYYVLNPNDEAAEEIDNPDQRISQDTASFTGTSLSVSVEVVSAVLTFLSFIVVLWTISSTLALWLLIYSLGGTAVIIFASRKLVALNYDQLRLEADFRYGLVHIRDNAESIAFYRGEQQESREAERRLGGAIQNYNKLIVWEALISVIQRSYDYFSRFLPWLVIAPIYFAKEVDFGVFAQSGIAFSQVLFSVSFIVNNIDRLAAFSASISRLEGFQGKVEAISEVNAQQQRLSEEQSSTGASGSLLVRHVDLVPPNSDRRLIEDLSLEVGPGQRVLVVGPSGCGKTSFLRLVSGLWPAARGEVQRPPHQELLFIPQKPYMILGSLREQLCYPQEPQRFSDEHLRSVLNEVRLSALVQRYPDFDIKQDWPRLLSLGEQQRLAFARLLLNSPRFVVLDEATSALDVATEKHLYELLSQREMAFVSVGHRPSLKSFHDLVLELDGQGGWKLIPATSYDFSQGA is encoded by the coding sequence ATGAATCCCCTGCAGGCCTTCCGCCGTCAGCTCATCAAGCTGCAGCGGCTGGCGCAGCCCTATTTCCTTCCCGTCGAGGAGACCAGCGGTTGGCAGTTTCTGCTGCTGATCGTTGCGCTGCTCGCGGTGGTGGCCGGTAGCACCCTGCTGCTGCTCAGCGGGGTGCTGGCCCTCAGCGGTGCGCTGATCCCTGAGTTCCAGGCCCGCTTCCTGCCGGGGGTTCCCCAGCAGATCGCCGCCCTCTGGGCGAGTCCCGCCGGCCCCATCTTGATGGTGCTGTTTGCCGCAGGGATCGGCAGTTTTGTCTCCCTGCGCAGCAAGTTGCGTCAGGGGCGCTGGCTCCCCTGGGTGCTGCTGGGGGTGATCACCCTGCTGATTCTGGTGATCAACGGCATCAACGTCGGCATTAGCTACGTCGCCCGCAACGTTGAAAACGCACTCGTCACCTACAAGGTCGAGGAGTTTTGGCAGATCGTCGCGATCTATGCCTTTTGCCTGGTGCTGGCCCTGCCGATTCGGGCTCTGCAGAGCTACCTGATCCCCCGCTTGGGTTTGCTCTGGCGGGAGTGGCTCAGTGGTCGCCTGTTGCGCCGCTATCTGACCAATCGGGCTTACTACGTCCTCAATCCCAATGATGAGGCGGCTGAAGAGATTGATAACCCGGACCAACGGATTTCCCAGGACACTGCGAGTTTCACCGGCACCAGCCTAAGCGTCAGCGTTGAGGTGGTCTCCGCTGTCTTGACCTTCCTGAGCTTCATCGTTGTGCTCTGGACGATCAGCTCCACCCTGGCCCTGTGGCTGCTGATTTATTCCCTGGGCGGCACCGCCGTGATCATCTTCGCCAGCCGCAAGTTGGTGGCCCTGAATTACGACCAGTTGAGGCTGGAGGCGGACTTCCGCTACGGCCTGGTCCACATTCGGGACAACGCCGAATCGATCGCGTTCTACCGCGGCGAACAGCAGGAATCACGGGAGGCGGAGCGCCGCCTGGGTGGCGCGATCCAGAACTACAACAAGCTCATTGTTTGGGAGGCGCTGATCAGCGTGATTCAGCGCTCCTATGACTACTTCTCGCGCTTTTTACCCTGGCTGGTGATCGCTCCGATTTACTTCGCCAAGGAGGTGGATTTCGGCGTCTTTGCCCAGTCCGGCATTGCTTTCTCCCAGGTGTTGTTCTCGGTGAGTTTCATCGTGAACAACATCGATCGCCTGGCGGCCTTCTCGGCGTCCATCAGCCGACTTGAGGGGTTCCAGGGCAAGGTCGAGGCCATCAGTGAGGTCAACGCTCAGCAGCAGCGCTTGAGCGAGGAGCAATCCAGTACTGGAGCTTCGGGTTCCCTGTTGGTGCGCCACGTGGATCTGGTGCCCCCCAACAGCGATCGGCGTCTGATTGAGGACCTCAGCTTGGAGGTGGGGCCGGGGCAGCGGGTGCTTGTCGTGGGCCCCAGCGGTTGCGGCAAGACCTCGTTCCTGCGCCTGGTCAGTGGCCTTTGGCCCGCTGCCCGCGGTGAGGTCCAGCGCCCGCCCCACCAGGAGTTGCTGTTCATCCCCCAGAAGCCCTACATGATTTTGGGCAGCCTGCGGGAGCAGCTCTGCTATCCCCAGGAGCCCCAGCGCTTCAGCGATGAGCACCTCCGCAGTGTCCTCAATGAGGTGCGGCTGTCGGCCTTGGTGCAGCGCTACCCGGATTTCGACATCAAGCAGGACTGGCCGCGGCTGCTGTCCCTGGGTGAGCAGCAGCGCCTGGCGTTCGCCCGCTTGCTGCTGAATTCCCCGCGCTTTGTCGTGCTGGATGAGGCCACCAGCGCCTTGGACGTGGCCACCGAGAAGCACCTCTATGAGCTGCTCTCCCAACGGGAGATGGCCTTCGTGAGCGTGGGTCACCGCCCTAGCCTCAAGAGCTTCCACGACCTGGTGCTCGAGCTCGATGGCCAGGGGGGATGGAAGCTGATTCCCGCCACCAGCTATGACTTCAGCCAAGGAGCCTGA
- a CDS encoding YggT family protein translates to MGLGLLLSAWTLLFLFRIVLTWYPQVDLSQGVLRIVAVPTEPVLALSRKLIAPIGGVDVTPVIWVGLVSLIRELLVGQQGLLTQMVMRLSVLPA, encoded by the coding sequence ATGGGCCTGGGCCTGTTGCTGTCGGCTTGGACCCTGCTGTTCCTGTTCCGGATCGTCCTGACCTGGTATCCCCAGGTCGATCTCAGCCAGGGTGTCTTGCGGATCGTGGCCGTCCCGACTGAGCCGGTTTTGGCGCTGAGCCGCAAGCTGATTGCGCCGATTGGCGGCGTCGATGTCACCCCGGTGATCTGGGTCGGACTAGTCAGCCTGATCCGCGAGCTGCTGGTGGGTCAGCAGGGCCTCTTGACCCAGATGGTGATGCGCCTGAGCGTGCTGCCGGCCTAG